The Filimonas lacunae genomic sequence ACTCGTTGGTGGTAAGTGGGATGCTTTCATCTAACATAGTGTTTACCACGTCTACAAAAGGAACCTGAGCAATAGCTCCATGCCACAGCTGCGGAGCCATGTTTACTACAGCGCCCATCAGCAGGCCACCGGCGCTGCCACCTTGTGCATATAAATGTTCGGGGCTGGTATATTTTTCTTTTACCAGAAACTCGCCACAGTCAATGAAGTCGGTGAAGGTGTTTTTCTTCTTTAGCATTTTACCATCTTCATACCATTGGCGGCCCATTTCCTGCCCGCCCCTGATATGGGCTATGGCGTATACAAAACCACGGTTTAACAGGCTTAAACGGGCGCTGCTGAACGATGCATCCATGCTGCTGCCATACGAGCCATAGGCGTACAGCAGTAGCGGTGCATTGCCGTCTTTTGTAAAGCCTTTCTTATACACCAGGGAGATAGGTACTTTGGAGCCATCTTTAGCTGTAGCGTATAAGCGTTCGGTAACATACTCGGCAGCATTATAGCCACCAGCTACTTCCTGCTGTTTCCGCAATGTTTTTTCGCTGGTAAACAGGTTGTAATCGAATATAGAACCGGGCGTAGTTAGTGAAGTATAGGCATAACGCAGGTTGGTGCTGTTATACTCGGGGTTACCACTGGTATAAGCGGTATAGGCTGGTTCGCCAAAATCGAGGTAATGCTCGCTGTTGTCGGCCAGTTTTCTGATGCGTATCTGCATCAGGCCATTCTTGCGTTCTTCTACTACCAGGTAGTCTTTAAACTCTTCAATATCTTCCAGCAGCACATCGGTGCGGTGGGCGATCACTTCTTTCCAATGTTCAACACCTGTTTGAGTGAGCGGGCATTCCATCAGGCGAAAGTTCTTTGCATCCTTATTGGTAAGGATTAAAAACTTGCCTTCTACCGGGGTAACGTGATACAACACTTCTTTCAGTCGCGGCTGGAATAAAACAAAGGCAGATTCGGGCTTATTAGCGTCGATAAACCGCACTTCGGATGATAAGGTAGCTTCGGAGGTGATCAGGATAAACTGGCCCGATTTGGACTTGCCTACGCTGATATAATTGCTTTTATCCTGCTCTTCATATACCACCACATCCTGTTGCACATCGGTGTGCAGTACGTGACGTTTAATTTTTTCCGACAACAGTGTTTCGGGGTTATTGGCGGTATAGAACAGGGTTTTATTATCATTGGCCCACACCGGATCACCGCTGGTTAAACGAACAGCATCATCATATATTTCGCCGGTGGCCAGGTTTTTAACGTGAATGGTATACTGACGGCGTGATACCGTATCTACGCCAAAGGCCAGCAGGTTGTTGTCGGGGCTGATGG encodes the following:
- a CDS encoding S9 family peptidase — translated: MKITYTLALLFTTLAACNNNTTQKNMKENTYQWPQGVTPPVAATKEHIRVIHGDTVTDPYYWMIDYFKKGPDSTQVVDYLKAENAYLDTMLDGLKSFRENLFTEMKKRIKEKDESVPVFKNGYYYYTRTEDGKQYYKYCRKKGSLEAAEEILLDIDALAEGHAYYSAGGFTISPDNNLLAFGVDTVSRRQYTIHVKNLATGEIYDDAVRLTSGDPVWANDNKTLFYTANNPETLLSEKIKRHVLHTDVQQDVVVYEEQDKSNYISVGKSKSGQFILITSEATLSSEVRFIDANKPESAFVLFQPRLKEVLYHVTPVEGKFLILTNKDAKNFRLMECPLTQTGVEHWKEVIAHRTDVLLEDIEEFKDYLVVEERKNGLMQIRIRKLADNSEHYLDFGEPAYTAYTSGNPEYNSTNLRYAYTSLTTPGSIFDYNLFTSEKTLRKQQEVAGGYNAAEYVTERLYATAKDGSKVPISLVYKKGFTKDGNAPLLLYAYGSYGSSMDASFSSARLSLLNRGFVYAIAHIRGGQEMGRQWYEDGKMLKKKNTFTDFIDCGEFLVKEKYTSPEHLYAQGGSAGGLLMGAVVNMAPQLWHGAIAQVPFVDVVNTMLDESIPLTTNEFDEWGNPKNKEAYDYMKSYSPYENIEAKAYPNLLVTTGLHDSQVQYFEPAKWVARLRATKTNNNLLLLHTNMDFGHGGASGRFDYLKDVALNYAFLLALEGITQ